From Mumia sp. ZJ1417:
CAGGACGTCGCGCTCGCGCAGCGCGGCGAACATGTCGACCGGGCTCGCCGACTCCACCTCGGCGAGATCGGGGTGGGTCGTCGGCACGAACGGCTCGTACTGCAGCTCGGGCCGATCGAGGTCGGCGATCTGGTGCAGGCTCGCGAGGTCGAGCGGCGCCGGCAGCGCGAACACCTCGTCGGGGCTGATGTCGAGCTCGGTAACCAGCAGCTCGCGCACGTGCTCATCCATCGTGTCCTCGACCTCGAGACGCACCGGCGGCCCGAACTTGCGGCGCAACAGCTCCTGCTCGAGGGCCTTGAGGAGGTTCTCGGCGTCGTCCTCCTCGACCTCGAGGTCCTCGTTGCGGGTCACGCGGAACGAGTGGTGGGCGAGGATCTCCATCCCGGGGAAGAGCGCGTCGAGGTGCGCCGCGATGACCTCCTCGAGCGGGACGAAGCGCTGCGGGCCGACCTCGAGCCAGCGGTCGAAGATCGGCGGGACCTTCACGCGCGCGAAGTGGGACTTGCCGGTGACCGGGTTGCGCATCATGACCGCGAGGTTGAGCGAGAGCCCGGAGATGTACGGGAACGGGTGCGCGGGGTCGACGGCCAGCGGGGTCAGGACGGGGAACACGCGCTCGCGGAAGACCTGCCCCACGCCCTTGCGCTCGTCGGCGTCGAGGTCGTCCCAGTGCAGGAGTGCGATCCCGTGCCCGTCGAGCTCGCGCCGCAGGGTATCGGTGAGCAGCGCGCCCTGGCGCAGCATGAGGTCACGGCTCGTCTCGAGGCTGGCCGACCACACCTCGCGCGGTTGGATGCCGCTGGCGCGACGGGAGGCCAGCCCTGTGGCGATGCGTCGCTTGAGGCCTGCGATGCGGACCATGAAGAACTCGTCGAGGTTGCCGGAGAAGATCGCCGTGAAGCGGATGCGCTCGAGCAGCGGCACCGTCTGGTCCTCGGCGAGCTCGAGCACGCGCTCGTTGAAGGCCAGCCAGGAGAGCTCGCGGTCACTGAACCGGTCGTCGGGCAGGTCTCCCGTGACGGCCTCGTACGGCGGGTCCACATCGAAGGAGTCCGGTGAGCGTGGGTGCTCCTCGGTGGCGGTCGCGACGCTGGTGGTGGCGAGATCTTCGGCCATGACGGCATCGTGCCACGGCAAAGTGACCTACGGGTGACCTACGAACGACCGGCCGCCGAGGGGTGCGATCGGCTACCGTACCGCCGTGACCTCCACCACATCCGTCAAGGGAGCCGCGCTGCGCGCCGCCTTCCGTCTGCCTGCGCCGGTGATCGCCAGGCTCGCCGGTGCGCCGGTCACCCGCCGTCACCGCACCCTCGACCCGCAGATGCGGCTGCTGCTGACCCTGCAGGCGCTCGAGGGGCCGGCCGCGGAGTCCGTGCCGATCCCGCACGGGCGCCGCATCATCCGCGCAAGTGCAGCCATGGCCGGTGGGGCGCTCCCGATCGGCTCGGTGCACGACCGGACGATCGACGGACCCGGCGGGCCGCTCCCGCTGCGTCTCTACGCGCCGCGTGGGGTCACCGGGACGGCGCCGGCGCTCGTGTTCTTCCACGGTGGCGGCTGGATCTACGGCGACCTCGAGAGCCACGACGCGATGTGCCGGTTCCTCGCCGAGCAGGCGGGGGTCCGGGTCGTCGCGGTCGACTACCGCCTCGCGCCCGAGCACCCGTTTCCCGCTGCGCCCGACGACTGCCTCGCGGCGTACGACTGGGTGCTCGCGCACGCCGACGCGCTGGGGATCGACCGGCACCGCGTCGCGGTCGGCGGTGACTCCGCGGGCGGCAACCTCGCGACCGTCGTCGCCCAGCAGGTCGTCGGTCGTACGGAGCAGCCGGCGGGCGTCGTCCCTCCGGCGTACCAGCTGCTGATCTATCCCGCCGTCGACTTCGTCGAGAAGCGTCCGAGTCGTACGGAGATGGAGACCGGGTTCTTCCTCACCGGCGGCTTCATCGACCTCTCGTCCGACAGCTACACCGCGTCCGCGCCGGATCCGGCCGACCCGCGGCTCTCTCCGCTGTACGGCAAGCTCGAGGGTCTTCCGCCGGCCTACGTCGTCACCGCCGGGTTCGACCCGCTGCTCGACGAGGGCGAGGCGTACGCCGAGGCGATGCGCGCCGCCGGTGTCGAGGTGACGTACGTCTGCGAGGACGGGCTGATCCACTCCTTCGCCAACATGGTCGCCCTCGGCACGGCTGCCCCTGCGGCGATGCGCCGCGCGGCTCGCGCACTGCGCCGCGGACTCCACCGGAGCTGAGCATGTTTGGCTCGCGCTGACACGCTGGA
This genomic window contains:
- a CDS encoding alpha/beta hydrolase, which produces MTSTTSVKGAALRAAFRLPAPVIARLAGAPVTRRHRTLDPQMRLLLTLQALEGPAAESVPIPHGRRIIRASAAMAGGALPIGSVHDRTIDGPGGPLPLRLYAPRGVTGTAPALVFFHGGGWIYGDLESHDAMCRFLAEQAGVRVVAVDYRLAPEHPFPAAPDDCLAAYDWVLAHADALGIDRHRVAVGGDSAGGNLATVVAQQVVGRTEQPAGVVPPAYQLLIYPAVDFVEKRPSRTEMETGFFLTGGFIDLSSDSYTASAPDPADPRLSPLYGKLEGLPPAYVVTAGFDPLLDEGEAYAEAMRAAGVEVTYVCEDGLIHSFANMVALGTAAPAAMRRAARALRRGLHRS
- a CDS encoding RNA degradosome polyphosphate kinase codes for the protein MAEDLATTSVATATEEHPRSPDSFDVDPPYEAVTGDLPDDRFSDRELSWLAFNERVLELAEDQTVPLLERIRFTAIFSGNLDEFFMVRIAGLKRRIATGLASRRASGIQPREVWSASLETSRDLMLRQGALLTDTLRRELDGHGIALLHWDDLDADERKGVGQVFRERVFPVLTPLAVDPAHPFPYISGLSLNLAVMMRNPVTGKSHFARVKVPPIFDRWLEVGPQRFVPLEEVIAAHLDALFPGMEILAHHSFRVTRNEDLEVEEDDAENLLKALEQELLRRKFGPPVRLEVEDTMDEHVRELLVTELDISPDEVFALPAPLDLASLHQIADLDRPELQYEPFVPTTHPDLAEVESASPVDMFAALRERDVLVHHPYDSFATSVQRFVEQAAADPQVLAIKQTLYRTSGDSPIIDSLVDAARAGKQVLVLVEIKARFDEQANIRWARKLERAGCHVVYGLLGLKTHCKLCLVVRDEPDGLRRYAHIGTGNYNPKTARLYEDYGLLTTDTKIADDLTDLFNNLSGYSRRESYRQLLVAPARLRPGIVERIEQEIDHHGAGRPADIRIKVNSIVDEEVIDALYRASQAGVRVQMLVRGICALRPGVPGMSENIVVRSVLGRFLEHSRVFWFAGGGDPQVWIGSADLMHRNLDRRVEVLVQLGRPEHIAEVGAMLDLAMDPATDAWDLGPDGTWTRRSSSEGPLLDLQQETIDRTRARRARARAEAKDHPAVGGFV